In the genome of Nocardiopsis composta, one region contains:
- a CDS encoding dihydroorotate dehydrogenase electron transfer subunit — MSDFGPLQMRCPVLTVRRVDAYYAITVVAPGIAERFRAGQFVAAAVGGEQSSMLLRRPFAVHDVKPDYGGTVEFLFSVRGAGTAWLAERRSRDLLDLVGPLGRPFPLPRDPVNCVLVGGGSGSAPLFPLAHALRRRGCRVDVVLGGASADRVFSAITARRIAETATFTTDDGSFGVRGPVTAPLGRVIEEARSDVVYACGPMPMLREATAVAAEHGIPIQAVVEETMACGTGVCMACVVPVAGEDGITRMVRACVDGPVFRGERVRFDDVGTIPFDALGAPGWKPAAESAVVDPADREAG, encoded by the coding sequence TTGAGCGACTTCGGTCCGTTGCAGATGCGCTGCCCGGTGCTGACCGTGCGGAGGGTGGACGCCTACTACGCGATCACCGTGGTCGCCCCGGGCATCGCCGAGCGCTTCCGGGCCGGGCAGTTCGTCGCCGCCGCGGTCGGCGGCGAGCAGTCCAGCATGCTGCTGCGCCGGCCGTTCGCGGTGCACGACGTCAAACCGGACTACGGCGGCACCGTGGAGTTCCTGTTCTCGGTGCGCGGCGCGGGCACCGCCTGGCTCGCCGAGCGCCGCTCCAGGGACCTGCTCGACCTGGTCGGCCCGCTGGGCCGGCCCTTCCCGCTGCCCCGCGACCCGGTCAACTGCGTGCTGGTGGGCGGCGGCTCGGGAAGCGCCCCGCTGTTCCCGCTGGCGCACGCGCTGCGCCGCCGCGGCTGCCGGGTCGACGTGGTGCTCGGCGGCGCCTCGGCGGACCGGGTGTTCAGCGCGATCACCGCGCGCCGCATCGCCGAGACCGCCACCTTCACCACCGACGACGGCTCCTTCGGGGTGCGCGGCCCGGTCACCGCGCCGCTGGGCCGGGTCATCGAGGAGGCCCGCTCCGACGTGGTCTACGCCTGCGGTCCGATGCCGATGCTGCGCGAGGCCACCGCGGTCGCCGCCGAGCACGGCATCCCGATCCAGGCGGTGGTGGAGGAGACGATGGCCTGCGGCACCGGGGTCTGCATGGCCTGCGTCGTCCCGGTCGCGGGGGAGGACGGCATCACCCGGATGGTGCGCGCCTGCGTGGACGGCCCGGTCTTCCGCGGCGAGCGGGTGCGCTTCGACGACGTCGGCACCATCCCCTTCGACGCGCTGGGCGCCCCGGGGTGGAAGCCGGCGGCGGAGAGCGCCGTGGTGGACCCGGCCGACCGCGAGGCCGGATGA
- a CDS encoding dihydroorotate dehydrogenase gives MSTDLRVRLKDVELANPVLAAAGCAGTGRELAQFFDLSGIGALITKSVTMEPRAGHPAPRIAETPSGMLSATGLQGPGIEVFLQRDLPWLLSRGARVGVSLAGGGAAEYGELARRLSEASGVSFVEVNLSCPNPSDQGRHFTDDPREAARVVHAVRSHTRSDIPVFAKLAADVPDPVELAEACAQARADGLSLINTVRGMAIDPRTLRPAVAGGMGGVSGPAIRPIAVGCVHRVHAALPELPIIGSGGVRTGGDVLEFLAAGASAVAVGTVTFHDPSACVRIVRELEEALAEHGVDRVRDVVGAAHRPLGAAAGAGPLPRG, from the coding sequence ATGAGCACCGACCTGCGGGTCCGGCTCAAGGACGTGGAGTTGGCCAACCCGGTGCTCGCCGCGGCGGGCTGCGCCGGGACCGGCCGGGAGCTGGCCCAGTTCTTCGACCTGTCCGGGATCGGCGCGCTGATCACCAAGTCGGTGACGATGGAGCCGCGGGCCGGCCACCCGGCGCCGCGGATCGCCGAGACGCCGAGCGGGATGCTCAGCGCCACCGGCCTGCAGGGGCCGGGGATCGAGGTCTTCCTCCAGCGCGACCTGCCCTGGCTGCTCTCCCGCGGGGCCCGGGTCGGCGTCTCGCTGGCCGGCGGCGGGGCCGCCGAGTACGGCGAGCTGGCGCGGCGGCTCTCCGAGGCGTCCGGGGTCTCCTTCGTCGAGGTCAACCTCTCCTGCCCGAACCCCTCCGACCAGGGCCGGCACTTCACCGACGACCCGCGGGAGGCCGCCCGGGTGGTGCACGCGGTCCGCTCGCACACCCGCTCCGACATCCCGGTCTTCGCCAAGCTGGCCGCCGACGTGCCCGACCCGGTGGAGCTGGCCGAGGCCTGCGCGCAGGCCCGGGCGGACGGCCTGTCGCTGATCAACACGGTGCGCGGGATGGCGATCGACCCGCGCACGCTCCGCCCGGCGGTGGCCGGCGGCATGGGCGGGGTCTCCGGCCCGGCGATCCGCCCGATCGCGGTGGGCTGCGTGCACCGGGTGCACGCGGCCCTGCCCGAGCTGCCGATCATCGGCAGCGGCGGGGTGCGCACCGGGGGCGACGTCCTGGAATTCCTGGCCGCGGGCGCATCGGCGGTCGCGGTGGGGACGGTGACCTTCCACGACCCCTCGGCCTGCGTGCGCATCGTCCGGGAGCTGGAGGAGGCGCTCGCCGAGCACGGCGTGGACCGGGTCCGCGACGTGGTCGGCGCCGCGCACCGCCCGCTCGGCGCGGCGGCCGGCGCGGGACCGCTCCCGCGCGGCTGA
- the pyrF gene encoding orotidine-5'-phosphate decarboxylase: MAAPIAVAIDAPEIETAARWASAVAPHVSTVKVGLELYLRYGPEVISTVRGANPVSVFLDLKLHDIPATVAGAARNVARLKPSILTVHAAGGADMIKAAVQAAPDTRIAAVTVLTSLDDAALESIGMRGPAADAARRLAVLAVVSGAQALVCSPHEVPALRAEVGPDVQLITPGVRPAGADRGDQARVATPEEALAAGADLLVIGRPITRAADPGAAAASLAAALRRAEAAGRA, translated from the coding sequence GTGGCCGCGCCCATCGCAGTAGCCATCGACGCACCCGAGATCGAGACCGCGGCCCGCTGGGCGTCGGCGGTCGCCCCGCACGTCAGCACGGTCAAGGTCGGGCTGGAGCTCTACCTGCGCTACGGGCCCGAGGTGATCAGCACGGTGCGCGGGGCCAACCCCGTCTCGGTCTTCCTCGACCTGAAGCTGCACGACATTCCGGCCACGGTGGCCGGGGCCGCGCGCAACGTCGCTCGGCTGAAGCCGTCCATCCTGACCGTGCACGCGGCCGGCGGGGCGGACATGATCAAGGCCGCGGTGCAGGCGGCACCGGACACTCGCATCGCCGCGGTCACCGTGCTGACCTCGCTGGACGACGCGGCGCTGGAGAGCATCGGGATGCGCGGCCCGGCGGCCGACGCGGCCCGCCGGCTGGCGGTGCTCGCGGTGGTGTCCGGTGCGCAGGCGCTGGTCTGCTCGCCGCACGAGGTGCCGGCGCTGCGCGCCGAGGTCGGCCCGGACGTCCAGCTCATCACGCCGGGCGTGCGCCCGGCCGGCGCGGACCGGGGCGACCAGGCCCGGGTCGCGACGCCGGAGGAGGCCCTGGCGGCCGGTGCGGACCTGCTGGTGATCGGCCGGCCGATCACCCGGGCCGCCGACCCGGGCGCGGCGGCGGCCTCGCTGGCGGCGGCGCTGCGCCGCGCGGAGGCGGCCGGCCGGGCCTGA
- the mihF gene encoding integration host factor, actinobacterial type: MALPPLTPEQRAAALEKAAKARKERAEVKNRLKHGGVSLSEVLADGQTDDVIGKMKVSALLESLPGVGKVRAKQIMERLNIAESRRVRGLGANQRASLEREFGGAK; encoded by the coding sequence GTGGCCCTTCCTCCCCTCACACCCGAGCAGCGCGCCGCGGCTCTGGAGAAGGCCGCTAAGGCCAGAAAAGAGCGCGCGGAAGTCAAGAACCGCCTGAAGCACGGCGGCGTCTCCCTGTCGGAGGTGCTCGCCGACGGCCAGACCGACGACGTCATCGGCAAGATGAAGGTCTCGGCTCTGCTGGAGTCGCTCCCCGGCGTCGGCAAGGTCCGCGCCAAGCAGATCATGGAGCGGCTCAACATCGCCGAGTCGCGCCGAGTCCGGGGCCTGGGCGCCAACCAGCGCGCCTCCCTGGAGCGCGAGTTCGGCGGCGCCAAGTAA
- the gmk gene encoding guanylate kinase: MPIDPEDRSAAGPEDAGAPERRLTVLSGPSGVGKSTVVKELRAHHPEVWLSVSVTTRAPRPGETDGVEYFFVGADEFERMVAEGSLLEWAEFAGNRYGTPRAPVEERLRAGVPVLLEIDLQGARQVRESMPDSFHVFLAPPSWEELVRRLTGRGTEAPEVVQRRLDAARVELAAEKEFDATLVNTSVENVRDELLALVLAPKV; the protein is encoded by the coding sequence GTGCCTATCGATCCCGAAGACCGGTCCGCAGCAGGGCCGGAGGACGCCGGCGCCCCGGAGCGGCGGCTGACGGTCCTCTCCGGCCCCTCCGGGGTCGGCAAGAGCACCGTCGTCAAGGAGCTCCGCGCCCACCATCCCGAGGTGTGGCTCTCGGTGTCGGTCACCACCCGCGCCCCGCGCCCCGGGGAGACCGACGGGGTGGAGTACTTCTTCGTCGGCGCCGACGAGTTCGAGCGGATGGTCGCCGAGGGCAGCCTGCTGGAGTGGGCCGAGTTCGCGGGCAACCGCTACGGCACCCCCCGCGCCCCGGTCGAGGAGCGGCTGCGGGCCGGCGTCCCGGTCCTGCTCGAGATCGACCTGCAGGGCGCCCGCCAGGTCCGCGAGTCCATGCCCGACTCCTTCCACGTCTTCCTCGCCCCGCCGTCCTGGGAGGAGCTGGTGCGCCGGCTTACCGGCCGCGGGACCGAGGCCCCCGAGGTGGTCCAGCGCCGGCTGGACGCCGCCCGGGTCGAACTGGCCGCGGAGAAGGAGTTCGACGCCACGCTGGTCAACACGTCCGTCGAGAACGTGCGCGACGAGCTGCTAGCGTTGGTCCTCGCGCCGAAGGTGTGA
- the rpoZ gene encoding DNA-directed RNA polymerase subunit omega gives MAGTEPVAEGITNPPIDDLLELVDSKYSLVTMASKRARQINAYYAQLGEGLLEYVGPLVETQVQEKALSIALREVKAGLLTAEPYEGN, from the coding sequence GTGGCAGGCACCGAGCCCGTCGCCGAAGGCATCACCAACCCGCCCATCGACGACCTCCTCGAGCTCGTCGACAGCAAGTACAGCCTGGTCACCATGGCCTCCAAGCGGGCCCGGCAGATCAACGCCTACTACGCCCAGCTGGGCGAGGGCCTGCTGGAGTACGTCGGCCCGCTGGTCGAGACCCAGGTCCAGGAGAAGGCCCTGTCCATCGCGCTGCGCGAGGTCAAGGCCGGGCTGCTCACGGCGGAGCCCTACGAGGGCAACTGA
- the coaBC gene encoding bifunctional phosphopantothenoylcysteine decarboxylase/phosphopantothenate--cysteine ligase CoaBC — MVLGVGAGIAAYKACELLRRFTESGHKVQVVPTAEALRFVGEPTWAALSGRPVATGVWDAVHEVPHVRIGQRADLVFVAPATADLLARAANGLAGDLLTNTLLTARCPVVFAPAMHTEMWEHPATRANVATLRERGAIVLEPAEGRLTGADTGKGRLPDPEALFEAGRAVLRRGSLPADLAGRRVVVSAGGTREAIDPVRYLGNRSSGRQGYALAATALARGARVTLVTAATGLTAPAGADVLPVESAVQMREAVLEARRDADAVVMAAAVADFRPAEQAPGKIKKTGAGPKPIELVENPDILAELARERTAAGQVVVGFAAETDDVLANGRAKLARKGCDLLVVNQVGDGRAFGTEDNQAVILGADGGSAEVPHGPKSALADRVWDLVRDRLPRV; from the coding sequence GTGGTCCTGGGCGTCGGCGCGGGCATCGCCGCCTACAAGGCCTGCGAGCTCCTCCGCCGCTTCACCGAATCCGGGCACAAGGTGCAGGTCGTGCCCACCGCCGAGGCGCTGCGCTTCGTGGGCGAGCCCACCTGGGCCGCGCTCTCCGGGCGCCCGGTGGCCACCGGCGTCTGGGACGCCGTGCACGAGGTCCCGCACGTGCGCATCGGCCAGCGCGCCGACCTGGTCTTCGTCGCCCCGGCCACCGCCGACCTGCTGGCCCGGGCCGCCAACGGGCTCGCCGGCGACCTGCTCACCAACACCCTGCTCACCGCGCGCTGCCCGGTCGTCTTCGCGCCCGCGATGCACACCGAGATGTGGGAGCACCCCGCCACCCGGGCCAACGTCGCCACGCTGCGCGAGCGCGGCGCCATCGTGCTGGAGCCCGCCGAGGGCCGGCTCACCGGCGCCGACACCGGCAAGGGCCGGCTGCCCGACCCGGAGGCGCTGTTCGAGGCCGGCCGGGCGGTGCTGCGCCGCGGGAGCCTCCCCGCCGACCTGGCCGGACGGCGGGTGGTCGTCTCGGCCGGCGGCACCCGCGAGGCCATCGACCCCGTCCGCTACCTGGGCAACCGCTCCTCCGGGCGGCAGGGCTACGCGCTGGCCGCCACCGCGCTGGCCCGCGGCGCCCGGGTCACCCTGGTCACCGCCGCCACCGGGCTCACCGCCCCGGCCGGCGCCGACGTGCTCCCGGTCGAGTCCGCGGTGCAGATGCGCGAGGCCGTGCTGGAGGCCCGGCGGGACGCCGACGCCGTGGTGATGGCCGCGGCCGTGGCCGACTTCCGCCCGGCCGAGCAGGCCCCCGGCAAGATCAAGAAGACCGGCGCCGGCCCCAAGCCGATCGAGCTGGTGGAGAACCCCGACATCCTCGCCGAGCTCGCCCGGGAGCGGACCGCCGCCGGGCAGGTGGTGGTCGGCTTCGCCGCGGAGACCGACGACGTGCTGGCCAACGGCCGGGCCAAGCTCGCCCGCAAGGGCTGCGACCTGCTGGTCGTCAACCAGGTGGGCGACGGCAGGGCGTTCGGCACCGAGGACAACCAGGCGGTGATCCTGGGGGCGGACGGCGGCTCGGCGGAGGTGCCGCACGGCCCGAAGAGCGCGCTGGCGGACCGGGTCTGGGACCTCGTCCGCGACCGGCTCCCGCGAGTGTGA
- the metK gene encoding methionine adenosyltransferase, with protein sequence MSRRLFTSESVTEGHPDKMADQISDAILDAMLKDDPSSRVAVETLITTGQVHIAGEVTTKTYVDIPAIVRKKILEIGYDSSAKGFDGDSCGVSVSIDQQSPDIAQGVDTAYEARVDGEDDALDRQGAGDQGLMFGYANRETPELMPLPIKLAHALSQRLSQVRHDGTVPYLRPDGKTQVTVEYDGATPVRLDTVVVSSQHAPDIDINELLTPDIKEHVIAPVVASYGLEADDYRLLVNPTGRFEIGGPMGDAGLTGRKIIVDTYGGYARHGGGAFSGKDPSKVDRSAAYATRWVAKNIVAAGLADRAEVQVAYAIGKAHPVGVFIETFGTEQVAPDVIEKAVKEVFDLRPAAIVRDLDLLRPIYSGTAAYGHFGRELPEFTWESTERAAALKAAVGA encoded by the coding sequence GTGTCCCGTCGCCTTTTCACCTCCGAGTCGGTCACCGAGGGCCACCCCGACAAGATGGCCGACCAGATCAGTGACGCGATCCTCGACGCGATGCTCAAGGACGACCCGTCCAGCCGGGTCGCCGTGGAGACCCTGATCACCACCGGGCAGGTGCACATCGCCGGTGAGGTCACCACCAAGACCTACGTCGACATCCCCGCGATCGTCCGGAAGAAGATCCTGGAGATCGGGTACGACTCCTCCGCCAAGGGCTTCGACGGGGACTCCTGCGGGGTCTCGGTCTCCATCGACCAGCAGTCGCCGGACATCGCCCAGGGCGTCGACACCGCCTACGAGGCCCGCGTCGACGGCGAGGACGACGCGCTGGACCGGCAGGGCGCCGGGGACCAGGGCCTCATGTTCGGCTACGCCAACCGCGAGACCCCCGAGCTGATGCCGCTGCCGATCAAGCTCGCGCACGCGCTCTCCCAGCGCCTCTCCCAGGTGCGGCACGACGGGACCGTTCCCTACCTGCGCCCGGACGGCAAGACACAGGTCACCGTCGAGTACGACGGGGCCACCCCGGTCCGGCTGGACACCGTGGTCGTCTCCAGCCAGCACGCCCCGGACATCGACATCAACGAGCTCCTCACCCCCGACATCAAGGAGCACGTGATCGCCCCGGTGGTGGCCTCCTACGGGCTGGAGGCCGACGACTACCGGCTGCTGGTCAACCCCACCGGGCGGTTCGAGATCGGCGGCCCGATGGGCGACGCCGGCCTGACCGGCCGCAAGATCATCGTCGACACCTACGGCGGCTACGCCCGGCACGGCGGCGGCGCCTTCTCCGGCAAGGACCCGTCCAAGGTCGACCGCTCCGCCGCGTACGCGACCCGCTGGGTGGCCAAGAACATCGTCGCGGCCGGCCTCGCCGACCGCGCCGAGGTCCAGGTCGCCTACGCCATCGGCAAGGCCCACCCGGTGGGCGTCTTCATCGAGACCTTCGGCACCGAGCAGGTCGCCCCGGACGTCATCGAGAAGGCCGTCAAGGAGGTCTTCGACCTGCGCCCGGCCGCCATCGTGCGCGACCTCGACCTGCTCCGCCCGATCTACTCCGGCACCGCGGCCTACGGCCACTTCGGCCGCGAGCTCCCCGAGTTCACCTGGGAGTCCACCGAGCGCGCCGCGGCCCTCAAGGCCGCCGTCGGCGCCTGA
- a CDS encoding TAXI family TRAP transporter solute-binding subunit produces the protein MTRDLRAAERRGGPSRRAVLAALAAGAAGALLGGCGLEERRELVLASGEPGGLYADFAELLAEAVNRSERRLRVRTRATGGSLDNLGLLRDGGADLALSLADAAAGGSSPGGRLRALGRVYENYTQLVTAADGGVRRLADLDGRRVSLGDSGAGAAFTAERILASAGLRPGEDVEAVHLPLAEAARALAAGEVDAFFWSGGVPTPALSALEARTGIRLVPLDGVAAELRAEHGPVYAPIDVPAGAYGAVAPVATVGVPSLLACSAGLADEVAAALVRVLVEEAPSLIPGYTLGTQFLSASTLIGTSGVPLHPGAEQAYRELHG, from the coding sequence GTGACGCGCGACCTCCGCGCCGCGGAGCGCCGAGGCGGGCCGTCGCGGCGGGCCGTGCTGGCGGCGCTGGCCGCCGGGGCCGCGGGGGCGCTGCTCGGCGGGTGCGGGCTGGAGGAGCGGCGGGAGCTGGTGCTGGCGTCCGGGGAGCCCGGCGGGCTCTATGCCGATTTCGCGGAGCTGCTGGCCGAGGCGGTGAACCGGAGCGAGCGGCGGCTGCGGGTGCGCACCCGGGCGACCGGCGGCAGTCTGGACAACCTGGGGCTGCTCCGGGATGGCGGGGCCGACCTGGCGCTGTCGCTGGCCGACGCCGCCGCCGGCGGGTCGTCTCCGGGCGGGCGGCTGCGCGCGCTGGGCCGGGTCTACGAGAACTACACGCAGCTGGTCACCGCGGCCGACGGCGGGGTGCGCCGCCTCGCCGACCTGGACGGCCGCCGGGTGTCGCTGGGCGACTCCGGGGCGGGGGCGGCGTTCACCGCGGAGCGGATCCTGGCCTCGGCGGGGCTGCGCCCGGGGGAGGATGTGGAGGCGGTGCACCTGCCGCTGGCGGAGGCGGCCCGGGCGCTGGCCGCGGGCGAGGTGGACGCGTTCTTCTGGTCCGGGGGCGTGCCCACGCCGGCGCTGTCCGCGCTGGAGGCGCGCACCGGGATCCGGTTGGTGCCGCTGGACGGGGTCGCCGCGGAGCTGCGGGCCGAGCACGGCCCGGTGTACGCCCCGATCGACGTCCCGGCCGGCGCCTACGGGGCGGTCGCGCCGGTCGCCACCGTGGGGGTGCCGTCGCTGCTGGCCTGCTCGGCCGGCCTGGCCGACGAGGTGGCCGCGGCCCTGGTCCGGGTGCTGGTGGAGGAGGCTCCGTCGCTGATCCCGGGGTACACGCTGGGCACCCAGTTCCTCAGCGCCAGCACGCTGATCGGCACCTCCGGCGTGCCGCTGCACCCCGGCGCCGAACAGGCCTACCGGGAGCTGCACGGCTGA